The following proteins are co-located in the Meleagris gallopavo isolate NT-WF06-2002-E0010 breed Aviagen turkey brand Nicholas breeding stock chromosome 13, Turkey_5.1, whole genome shotgun sequence genome:
- the CLEC3A gene encoding C-type lectin domain family 3 member A, protein MAQTGLMIFLLISILLLDQTISQASKVKARKHSKRRVKEKDDLKTQIDKLWREVNALKEMQALQSVCLRGTKAHKKCYLISEGTKHFHEANEDCIAKGGTLAIPRNSDETNTLRDYGKNSMPGGSEFWLGVNDLVNEGKFVDVNGMALQYFNWDNAQPNGGKRENCVFFSTQGKWVDEVCRTAKRYICEFLIP, encoded by the exons ATGGCACAAACTGGActtatgatttttcttctcataagCATATTACTGCTGGATCAGACCATCAGCCAGGCTTCCAAAGTCAAAGCTAGGAAGCACAGCAAACGTAGAGTGAAAG aaaaagatgaccTCAAGACCCAGATTGACAAGTTGTGGCGAGAAGTAAATGCTCTCAAAGAAATGCAAGCACTTCAATCAG TCTGTCTTCGAGGGACAAAGGCCCATAAGAAGTGCTACCTCATATCAGAAGGCACCAAGCATTTTCATGAAGCCAATGAAGATTGCATAGCCAAGGGAGGGACTCTGGCTATCCCAAGGAACAGTGATGAAACAAATACTCTCCGAGACTATGGCAAGAACAGTATGCCTGGAGGGTCTGAGTTCTGGCTAGGTGTCAATGACTTGGTAAATGAAGGGAAGTTTGTTGATGTTAATGGCATGGCTCTACAGTACTTCAATTGGGATAATGCCCAGCCAAACGGGGGGAAGCGTGAAAACTGTGTCTTCTTTTCAACACAAGGCAAGTGGGTGGATGAGGTCTGCCGTACTGCCAAAAGATATATTTGTGAATTTCTGATCCCATAA